In the genome of Ignavibacteria bacterium, one region contains:
- a CDS encoding YCF48-related protein: MNPYHAIRKILFVILISLIFINESSAQSGWTWLNPKPQGNDINDVECIDSKVYCVGKKGVYTFSTNSGVDWITNYLDVNSDLTSVEFLNSQTGFITSNISKIYRTINGGYNWISMNIGESMIYKDIKFFDSNLGILIGEKEIYKTINGGLNWNLLTTYPHNYTLNKIAFSNDSTIYICGTKSPSGIGANTGVILKSSNRGESWLESNAGTVLFSIKFISNNNIICLGIGKVYKSTDNGLSWINKLNADGVYMYDVEFFDSSNGYLIGYNSGNVYFLKTINGGDNWGAGPSLPMSTSVTNHTIKKVNETIGYITGPKGLILKTTDIGVSWNRLTYGYNITGTFYNATFINESTGFVTGTGYRYPNEQNIGIIKTTNSGVSWETSPNTAGVGKIYMINQNTGFTAGEFGVLKTVNSGYNWNSVLSSFNIHLSSIWFQDINTGIATGEVGRIYRTANSGSTWETQIIDDSYYTDVFFLNNLTGFICGKDRGGAFLKTTNGGINWTSHTIVGGTNQFNAASIYFINENIGFITGDGGLYKTVDNGNIWFQIDFIYTEFDAQIKFYNNIGLLTGTSGTYYKSTDYGFSWNKYNTGTHHTINGISIVNDSTYVFVGDGFTVLKTSSGGNPVNIKKINPGIIISSYLLQNYPNPFNPVTKIQFEIPKQSNVSIIIYDVLGKEVARLLNNDIKQQGRYEIDFDASNFASGIYFYKMIAGDFVQTNKMVLLK, translated from the coding sequence ATGAATCCATACCACGCCATCAGAAAAATCTTATTTGTTATCTTAATTTCGTTAATATTTATTAATGAATCTTCAGCTCAATCAGGTTGGACCTGGTTAAATCCAAAACCGCAAGGAAATGATATAAATGATGTCGAATGTATTGATTCAAAAGTTTATTGTGTGGGAAAAAAAGGTGTTTATACATTTTCAACAAATAGTGGTGTTGATTGGATAACAAATTATTTGGATGTGAATTCAGATTTAACTTCAGTTGAATTCTTGAATAGTCAAACCGGATTTATTACATCAAACATTTCAAAAATATATAGAACTATTAATGGTGGTTATAATTGGATATCTATGAATATAGGTGAAAGCATGATATATAAAGACATTAAATTTTTTGACTCAAATTTAGGCATTTTAATCGGAGAGAAGGAAATTTATAAAACTATAAATGGAGGATTAAATTGGAATTTATTAACAACATACCCACACAACTATACATTAAATAAAATAGCATTTTCTAATGACAGCACAATCTATATTTGTGGAACTAAAAGCCCAAGTGGGATAGGTGCAAATACGGGAGTCATACTCAAATCATCAAACAGAGGTGAATCATGGTTGGAATCAAATGCCGGTACAGTATTGTTTAGCATAAAATTCATTTCAAATAATAATATTATTTGTCTTGGAATAGGTAAAGTTTATAAATCAACTGATAATGGTCTTTCTTGGATAAATAAGTTAAATGCTGATGGAGTTTATATGTATGATGTTGAATTCTTTGACTCTTCAAACGGATACTTAATAGGTTATAATAGCGGTAATGTATATTTTTTGAAGACAATTAATGGTGGAGATAATTGGGGAGCCGGTCCTTCACTTCCAATGTCAACATCAGTAACAAACCATACAATAAAAAAAGTAAATGAAACGATAGGATATATTACAGGCCCTAAAGGATTAATATTAAAAACTACGGATATTGGAGTATCTTGGAATAGACTAACTTATGGTTATAATATTACCGGAACATTTTATAATGCAACTTTTATAAATGAATCGACAGGATTTGTTACTGGTACGGGTTATAGATATCCTAATGAACAAAATATTGGTATAATTAAAACTACAAACAGTGGGGTTAGTTGGGAAACTTCACCAAATACTGCAGGTGTTGGGAAAATTTATATGATTAATCAAAACACCGGTTTTACTGCTGGCGAATTTGGTGTATTGAAAACAGTGAATTCAGGATATAATTGGAATTCCGTTCTTTCATCCTTTAATATCCATTTAAGTTCGATTTGGTTTCAAGATATAAACACTGGTATTGCAACAGGTGAAGTAGGAAGAATTTATAGAACTGCAAATTCTGGTAGCACTTGGGAAACTCAAATTATTGATGATAGTTATTATACTGATGTATTTTTTTTAAATAATCTTACAGGTTTTATTTGCGGTAAAGATAGAGGAGGAGCATTTTTAAAAACTACAAACGGTGGCATAAATTGGACTTCGCACACAATTGTAGGAGGAACTAATCAATTTAATGCGGCAAGTATTTATTTTATTAACGAAAATATTGGTTTTATTACAGGAGATGGAGGATTATATAAAACAGTGGATAATGGGAATATTTGGTTTCAAATAGATTTCATATATACTGAGTTTGATGCACAAATTAAATTTTATAATAATATTGGTTTATTAACAGGAACAAGCGGTACATACTACAAAAGCACTGATTATGGATTTAGTTGGAATAAATATAATACCGGAACTCATCATACAATAAATGGTATATCAATAGTTAATGATAGTACATATGTATTTGTTGGAGATGGTTTCACAGTTCTAAAAACATCCTCTGGTGGTAATCCTGTTAATATTAAAAAAATAAATCCAGGTATAATTATTTCATCATATTTATTACAGAATTATCCTAATCCGTTTAATCCGGTTACGAAAATTCAGTTTGAAATTCCTAAACAATCTAATGTGAGCATTATTATATATGATGTTTTAGGGAAAGAGGTTGCAAGATTGTTGAATAATGATATAAAACAACAGGGAAGATATGAAATTGATTTTGATGCAAGTAATTTTGCAAGCGGGATTTATTTTTATAAAATGATTGCAGGTGATTTTGTTCAGACTAATAAAATGGTATTGTTGAAGTAA
- the selD gene encoding selenide, water dikinase SelD, which yields MNQTNTDTKNAKVRLTQLVKSAGCAAKIFPDILSEALKGINWTTNENVLVGFDGKDDAGVYRINDDIALIHTTDFFTPVVDDPYIFGQIAATNALSDVYAMGGTPINALNIVAFPQTEDLSILKEILTGGLDKLNETGAVVIGGHSVDIPVILYGMAVTGTINPANVKANNNAQPGDLLILTKPLGTGFLNNMIKFDKLSDDQYKNLIASMTRLNKNASEAMVQYNANACTDITGFGLAGHSMQMAKASGVVLKFKVSDLPILDGVQTAIEKKLWTRGDKSNRDYTCNNIKYLGELNTDTEHIFFDPQTSGGLLISVPEENSEQLLLHIQNNGDPNAKIIGEVLSPDNDNTTGTIIFDFT from the coding sequence ATGAACCAAACAAACACTGACACAAAAAACGCCAAAGTACGTCTCACCCAGCTCGTTAAATCCGCTGGTTGTGCGGCAAAGATTTTTCCCGATATTCTTTCAGAAGCCCTCAAAGGAATCAATTGGACAACCAATGAAAACGTTCTTGTCGGATTCGACGGCAAAGACGACGCAGGCGTTTATAGAATTAACGACGACATCGCGCTTATTCACACAACGGATTTTTTCACGCCCGTTGTAGATGACCCGTATATCTTCGGACAAATCGCCGCCACCAACGCGCTCAGCGATGTTTATGCAATGGGCGGCACGCCGATCAACGCTCTCAATATAGTCGCATTTCCGCAAACCGAAGACCTCAGCATCCTTAAAGAAATTCTCACAGGCGGGCTCGACAAGCTCAACGAAACCGGCGCAGTCGTAATCGGCGGACACTCCGTTGATATCCCCGTTATCTTATACGGCATGGCAGTTACAGGCACAATCAATCCCGCTAACGTAAAAGCAAACAACAACGCTCAGCCCGGTGACCTGCTTATTCTCACAAAACCTCTCGGTACGGGATTTCTAAATAACATGATTAAGTTCGATAAGCTTTCCGACGACCAATATAAAAATCTCATCGCATCGATGACACGTCTCAATAAAAATGCTTCCGAGGCAATGGTTCAATACAACGCAAACGCATGCACAGATATCACCGGCTTTGGTCTCGCGGGACACTCAATGCAAATGGCAAAAGCAAGCGGAGTTGTTCTTAAATTTAAAGTCAGCGACCTACCCATTCTTGACGGAGTTCAAACCGCAATCGAGAAAAAACTCTGGACGCGCGGCGATAAATCAAACCGCGATTACACCTGCAACAATATTAAATATCTTGGCGAACTAAACACCGACACCGAACACATTTTCTTCGACCCGCAGACATCAGGCGGTCTCCTCATTTCTGTTCCCGAAGAAAATTCCGAACAGCTTTTGCTTCATATTCAGAATAACGGTGACCCTAACGCAAAAATAATCGGCGAAGTTTTATCACCTGATAACGACAACACCACCGGAACAATAATTTTTGATTTTACATAA
- the mnmH gene encoding tRNA 2-selenouridine(34) synthase MnmH → MQDIQNLNTEKELFDFIRKSDCSNVPPLKSIFSNYKFTKISITDALDHIKLNEAIVIDARSEKEFNESALPSAVNFPVLRNQERHNVGLIYKNYSQSAAVWLAMKYANPKSESLSDFLNECKSTVKNIIVYCWRGGGRSSYLAKMLEDILTQNPEANLYTIAGGFKAYRRHVIDFFKTEINDYNFIEITGLTGNNKSRLIESISTKIDALDLEFCARHQSSLFGQIPYHIRGFEPVKNQSAFENNIFNQLLFLKEKNNILVESESKKIGDFFIPDTLYAKLENAPSIQLIASLETRVNTITEDYFGKDLKGLPLVKEIFVKKSGFFKQQLSKQVYEELLEYLENGEVKKFSEIMLVKYYDKRYKEKGKKPVLRVNSDNLGIAEQEILNYIKILTE, encoded by the coding sequence GTGCAGGATATTCAAAACTTAAATACCGAAAAAGAACTTTTTGATTTCATCCGTAAATCAGATTGCTCAAATGTCCCTCCACTAAAATCAATTTTCAGTAATTACAAATTCACAAAAATCAGCATCACAGACGCTCTCGACCACATAAAACTCAATGAAGCTATTGTTATCGATGCCCGCTCAGAAAAAGAGTTCAACGAATCTGCCCTTCCTTCTGCTGTGAATTTCCCCGTTCTCAGAAATCAGGAGCGCCATAACGTCGGACTTATTTATAAAAATTACTCTCAATCAGCCGCCGTCTGGCTTGCAATGAAATACGCTAATCCAAAGTCTGAATCTTTATCCGATTTTTTAAACGAGTGCAAATCAACCGTAAAAAATATAATAGTATATTGCTGGCGCGGAGGAGGCAGGAGCAGTTATCTTGCTAAAATGCTGGAGGATATTTTGACACAAAATCCCGAAGCAAATTTATACACAATTGCGGGAGGATTTAAGGCATACCGCAGGCACGTTATTGATTTTTTTAAGACAGAAATAAATGATTATAATTTTATTGAAATAACGGGGCTAACTGGTAATAATAAAAGCAGGTTAATTGAATCCATCTCAACTAAAATCGATGCTCTTGACCTTGAATTTTGCGCCCGGCATCAGTCATCTCTTTTCGGGCAAATCCCTTACCATATCCGCGGCTTTGAACCGGTCAAAAATCAGTCAGCATTCGAAAATAATATCTTTAATCAGTTGCTTTTCCTGAAAGAGAAAAACAACATTCTGGTTGAAAGCGAGAGCAAAAAAATCGGTGATTTCTTCATTCCCGATACTCTTTATGCTAAGCTTGAAAACGCTCCCTCCATTCAGCTTATTGCTTCATTAGAAACCCGTGTTAATACCATAACCGAAGATTATTTCGGAAAAGATTTAAAAGGATTACCTCTGGTAAAAGAAATCTTCGTAAAAAAATCCGGCTTCTTCAAACAGCAGTTAAGCAAACAAGTCTATGAGGAACTTTTAGAGTATCTGGAAAACGGTGAGGTAAAAAAGTTCTCTGAAATAATGCTCGTTAAATACTATGACAAACGCTACAAAGAAAAAGGAAAAAAACCTGTTTTAAGAGTCAACTCGGATAATTTGGGAATTGCCGAACAAGAAATATTGAATTATATAAAAATATTAACCGAATAG
- a CDS encoding multifunctional oxoglutarate decarboxylase/oxoglutarate dehydrogenase thiamine pyrophosphate-binding subunit/dihydrolipoyllysine-residue succinyltransferase subunit: MRLEDLTEEQREKISEFGVNTWYVLDLFSEYKKDPSSVNKKWQDYFKAFEVSDLNELGYNNGSGANGSNGTNGHGETSAKTSIKREASKVTSSNRDTGKNIQAPNVVMPKPMEDEEAVVIRGAGARVIENMTTSLTIPTATTFRAIPVKLLEENRIIINQHLKRVQRGKISFTHIIGWAIIKAIKSVPVMNNAFTIIDGEPMLIKKEHVNLGLAIDLEKKDGTRSLIVPNIKKADTMNFSEFFDAYNDIINRARANKIEVADFQGTTISLTNPGTIGTMASNPRLMLGQGAIIATGAIEYPAEFQAATEDVISSLGISKVMNMTSTYDHRIIQGAESGMFLKRIHELLLGNENFYEEIFRDLQIPVLPVHWQKDKPASDGIENLNEIEKQAHAIQMINMFRVRGHLLAQLDPLTDVVHSHPELDSSFYGFTIWDYDRKFITDGLAGLRTATLREILDILYKTYCDRIGVEFRHIQDPEEKQWLQDIMEPVRNTPKFSNELKKHILFKLMQSEYFEKYIDKRYLGHKRFSLEGSETIIALLDYLLTIAADDDVDEVMFGMAHRGRLNVLANIIGKSMEAIFSEFEGKYANPNPQGSGDVKYHLGATGEYQTFHGESIKVGIASNPSHLEFVNPVVEGIVRAKQTKLDDNARKKVIPVLLHGDGAFAGQGIVAETLNLSQLRGYSTGGTIHIIINNQIGFTTAPVDARSTVYATDVAKMVQAPIFHVNGDDPEATVWVTDIAFKYRQKYKKDVVIDVFGYRRLGHNETDEPAYTQPLMYKAIKAHPSVLEIYKKRLLEEKVITEDDYKKMEKDVVSHLDTHYEKAHKKEDELTVDAPLVMSDDEIEAIKNKISTKVSAEELNAVVETITEMPDKFTLHPKLKKFIDTRKDFLTNDKVLVDWAFAEALAFGTLINEGVSIRLSGQDSARGTFSQRHMVLTDVNTGDEIVLHENLKPGVKVEALDSLLSEQAVLGFEYGYSTADPTTLVMWEAQFGDFANGAQVIIDNFIASSYSKWHLPSDIVLLLPHGQEGQGPEHSSARLERFLELCANDNMFVCNPTTSAQYFHLLRRQAKDKVRKPLIIMTPKSLLREKMASSMKNEFVNEKFHRVLFDTELAADGKGKDVRKIILTSGKVYYDLLKYRTEQKITDVAIVRLEQYYPYPSEILQEEVFNVYRKAKVVAWVQEEPENFGALRFLALRLMKDIRKDQKLELIARKESSSPAPGSKKRFDETQLKIMQDVFA, from the coding sequence ATGAGACTTGAGGATTTAACGGAAGAGCAAAGAGAAAAGATTTCTGAATTCGGAGTGAATACGTGGTATGTTCTGGATTTGTTTTCGGAATATAAGAAAGACCCGTCGTCTGTGAATAAGAAATGGCAGGATTATTTCAAAGCGTTTGAAGTAAGTGATTTGAATGAGCTTGGATATAATAATGGCAGTGGAGCAAATGGTTCTAATGGAACAAATGGTCATGGTGAAACATCCGCAAAAACTTCTATAAAAAGAGAAGCATCGAAGGTTACTTCATCGAATAGGGATACAGGAAAAAATATTCAAGCTCCAAATGTTGTGATGCCGAAGCCGATGGAAGATGAGGAGGCGGTTGTTATAAGAGGAGCAGGCGCGAGAGTTATCGAGAATATGACTACGAGCTTGACGATTCCGACTGCGACTACGTTCAGAGCAATTCCTGTTAAGCTTCTTGAAGAAAACAGAATTATAATCAACCAGCATCTTAAAAGAGTTCAGAGAGGGAAAATTTCTTTTACGCACATAATCGGGTGGGCGATTATTAAAGCGATTAAGAGTGTTCCTGTGATGAATAATGCCTTTACGATTATTGACGGTGAGCCGATGCTGATTAAGAAAGAGCATGTGAATCTTGGGTTGGCGATTGATTTAGAAAAGAAAGATGGAACGCGTTCACTGATTGTGCCGAATATTAAAAAAGCCGATACAATGAATTTCAGCGAGTTCTTCGATGCATATAATGATATTATAAACCGTGCGAGAGCAAATAAAATTGAAGTGGCAGATTTTCAGGGAACAACAATCAGTCTGACTAACCCGGGAACAATCGGCACGATGGCTTCTAACCCGAGATTGATGCTCGGACAAGGCGCAATAATTGCGACAGGTGCGATTGAGTATCCTGCGGAGTTTCAGGCGGCGACGGAAGATGTGATTTCATCACTCGGCATAAGCAAAGTTATGAATATGACATCGACTTATGACCACAGGATTATTCAGGGTGCGGAATCGGGAATGTTTCTGAAAAGAATTCACGAACTGCTTTTAGGCAACGAAAATTTTTATGAAGAGATTTTCAGAGACTTACAGATACCTGTATTACCTGTGCATTGGCAGAAAGATAAACCTGCATCAGACGGAATCGAGAATTTAAATGAAATCGAAAAACAGGCGCATGCAATACAGATGATTAACATGTTCCGTGTTCGGGGACATTTGCTTGCGCAGCTTGACCCTTTGACTGATGTTGTGCATTCACATCCTGAGCTTGATTCTTCATTCTATGGATTTACAATTTGGGATTATGACAGGAAATTTATTACAGACGGGCTTGCGGGATTAAGAACTGCAACACTCAGAGAGATTTTAGACATACTTTATAAAACTTACTGCGACAGGATAGGAGTTGAGTTCAGGCATATACAGGACCCTGAAGAAAAACAATGGCTTCAGGACATTATGGAGCCGGTGAGAAATACTCCAAAGTTTTCGAATGAGCTCAAGAAACATATTTTGTTTAAGCTGATGCAGTCGGAGTATTTTGAAAAGTATATAGATAAGAGATATTTGGGACATAAAAGATTTTCGCTTGAAGGAAGCGAAACCATCATTGCGCTCCTTGATTATTTACTGACTATTGCGGCTGATGATGATGTTGATGAAGTTATGTTTGGCATGGCGCACCGCGGAAGATTGAATGTGCTTGCAAACATAATAGGGAAATCCATGGAAGCAATTTTCTCAGAGTTTGAGGGAAAATATGCAAACCCTAATCCGCAGGGAAGCGGTGACGTTAAATATCATCTCGGTGCGACGGGTGAATATCAAACATTTCATGGTGAAAGCATTAAAGTTGGCATTGCATCAAATCCGAGCCACCTGGAATTTGTGAATCCTGTTGTCGAAGGAATTGTGAGAGCAAAACAAACAAAGCTCGATGACAATGCGAGAAAGAAAGTTATTCCGGTATTACTGCATGGAGATGGCGCATTTGCAGGGCAGGGAATTGTTGCGGAGACTTTGAATTTGTCGCAGCTTCGTGGATACAGCACAGGCGGAACAATTCATATTATCATAAATAACCAGATTGGTTTTACGACAGCTCCTGTCGATGCGAGGTCGACTGTGTATGCAACTGACGTAGCGAAGATGGTTCAGGCACCGATATTCCACGTGAACGGTGATGACCCTGAAGCAACAGTGTGGGTTACGGATATTGCGTTCAAATACAGGCAGAAATACAAAAAAGATGTTGTGATTGACGTGTTCGGTTACAGAAGACTCGGGCATAATGAAACCGACGAGCCGGCTTATACTCAGCCGTTAATGTATAAGGCAATTAAAGCTCATCCGTCAGTACTTGAGATTTATAAGAAGAGATTGCTTGAAGAAAAAGTTATTACAGAGGACGATTATAAAAAAATGGAGAAGGATGTAGTTTCGCATTTAGATACCCATTATGAAAAGGCGCATAAGAAAGAAGATGAATTGACAGTCGATGCACCGCTTGTGATGTCAGACGATGAAATTGAAGCAATAAAAAATAAAATAAGTACAAAGGTAAGCGCAGAGGAATTGAACGCAGTTGTTGAAACGATTACTGAGATGCCTGATAAGTTCACGCTTCATCCGAAATTGAAAAAGTTTATCGATACAAGAAAAGATTTCCTCACGAATGACAAAGTTTTAGTTGACTGGGCGTTTGCCGAAGCGCTTGCTTTCGGGACGCTTATAAATGAAGGTGTTTCGATTCGTCTCAGCGGTCAGGACAGCGCAAGAGGAACGTTCTCGCAGAGGCACATGGTTCTGACGGATGTTAATACAGGAGATGAAATTGTTCTGCATGAAAATTTAAAACCCGGAGTGAAGGTTGAAGCGCTTGACAGTTTACTTTCGGAGCAGGCGGTGCTTGGTTTTGAATACGGTTACAGCACAGCCGACCCGACGACGCTTGTAATGTGGGAAGCTCAGTTCGGTGATTTTGCAAATGGCGCGCAGGTTATAATCGATAACTTCATTGCGAGCTCATATTCTAAATGGCACTTGCCGAGTGACATTGTGTTGTTATTGCCGCATGGACAGGAAGGTCAGGGACCTGAACACTCAAGTGCGCGATTGGAAAGATTTTTGGAATTATGCGCAAATGATAATATGTTTGTCTGCAATCCGACGACATCGGCGCAGTATTTTCATTTATTGAGAAGACAGGCGAAGGATAAAGTAAGAAAACCGTTGATTATAATGACGCCAAAGAGCTTGCTGAGAGAGAAAATGGCATCTTCGATGAAGAATGAATTTGTAAATGAGAAATTCCACAGAGTATTATTTGATACAGAACTTGCAGCAGACGGAAAAGGTAAAGATGTGAGAAAAATTATTTTAACAAGCGGTAAGGTTTATTATGATTTGCTTAAATACAGAACCGAACAAAAAATAACTGACGTTGCTATAGTTAGATTAGAGCAATATTATCCTTATCCTTCCGAAATATTGCAGGAAGAAGTGTTCAATGTTTACAGGAAAGCAAAAGTTGTTGCATGGGTTCAGGAAGAGCCGGAGAATTTCGGGGCGTTAAGATTCCTTGCCTTGAGATTGATGAAAGACATACGCAAAGACCAGAAGCTTGAGCTGATTGCACGAAAAGAAAGCTCAAGTCCTGCGCCGGGCTCAAAGAAAAGATTCGATGAAACCCAGCTGAAGATTATGCAAGATGTTTTTGCGTGA
- the paaD gene encoding 1,2-phenylacetyl-CoA epoxidase subunit PaaD, with amino-acid sequence MITKEEILEKLEEVKDPEIPKLSVVELGVITDIDIKENDVKITMTPTFAGCPALDVMQKDIKNAVSELPVDNVEVNVSFDKSWNSNMITERGKQILKESGFAPPPNHNGVFQIDIFNKVKCPFCESENTKLQTPFGPTLCRAIHYCNNCHQAFEQFKPV; translated from the coding sequence TTGATTACGAAAGAGGAAATATTAGAGAAGTTGGAAGAGGTGAAAGATCCGGAGATACCGAAGCTGTCGGTTGTTGAGCTTGGGGTGATTACGGATATCGATATAAAAGAGAATGATGTAAAAATTACGATGACGCCGACGTTTGCGGGATGTCCAGCGCTTGATGTGATGCAGAAGGATATTAAGAATGCGGTGTCGGAATTGCCGGTTGATAATGTTGAGGTGAATGTGAGTTTTGATAAGAGCTGGAATTCGAATATGATTACGGAACGGGGAAAGCAGATTTTGAAGGAGTCGGGTTTTGCTCCGCCTCCAAATCATAACGGAGTTTTTCAGATTGATATTTTTAATAAGGTGAAGTGTCCTTTTTGCGAATCGGAGAATACAAAATTGCAGACTCCGTTCGGTCCGACACTTTGCAGAGCGATACATTATTGTAATAATTGTCATCAGGCGTTTGAGCAGTTTAAGCCGGTGTAA
- the paaC gene encoding 1,2-phenylacetyl-CoA epoxidase subunit PaaC: MNETEKLGLKDLLFKMADDELILGHRNSEWTGLGPILEEDIAFSSMAQDKLGHAQTLYNILNELGEADADTLAFTRKENEYKCCHLVEYPIGEYDFSLMRQFLFDHAEAIRYNMLANSKYEPLANAARKFRGELRYHLMHADTWIVQLGNANEESNLRLQSALNECMPLALGIFEESEYESVIIESGDFEGEKKLQKLWLEAIEPILKQANLKIPSFASLTPAYGGRRGFHTEYLKPLVDEMTEVYGIDPSAEW; this comes from the coding sequence ATGAACGAGACGGAAAAATTGGGTTTGAAAGATTTGTTGTTTAAGATGGCTGATGATGAGCTGATATTGGGGCATCGTAATTCGGAATGGACGGGGCTTGGTCCGATATTGGAGGAAGATATTGCGTTTTCTTCGATGGCGCAGGATAAGCTTGGTCATGCGCAGACGCTTTATAATATTTTGAATGAGCTTGGCGAAGCAGATGCGGATACGCTTGCATTCACGAGAAAAGAAAATGAATATAAATGCTGTCATCTGGTTGAGTATCCTATTGGCGAATATGATTTTAGTTTGATGCGGCAGTTTTTGTTTGACCATGCAGAAGCTATCAGATATAACATGCTTGCGAACTCAAAGTACGAACCGCTTGCGAATGCGGCGAGGAAGTTCAGAGGCGAATTGAGATATCATTTGATGCATGCTGATACGTGGATTGTTCAGCTTGGCAATGCGAATGAAGAAAGCAACTTGAGATTGCAGTCGGCATTGAATGAATGCATGCCGCTTGCGTTGGGAATTTTTGAAGAGTCGGAATATGAAAGTGTTATTATAGAGAGTGGAGATTTTGAAGGAGAGAAAAAATTGCAGAAGCTTTGGCTTGAAGCGATTGAGCCGATTTTGAAACAGGCGAATTTGAAGATACCTTCTTTTGCGAGTTTAACTCCTGCTTATGGAGGAAGAAGAGGGTTTCATACTGAATATTTGAAGCCGCTTGTAGATGAAATGACGGAAGTATATGGAATTGACCCGAGTGCGGAGTGGTAG
- the paaB gene encoding 1,2-phenylacetyl-CoA epoxidase subunit PaaB: protein MAIKSLDPRITRANIEAEKNAVNTLDAHDHWQTYEVFTQEKRGDKYVHVGSLHAPNNDMAWVLAKEQFGRRNKCTGLWVVKTTDIFTGIDDEEEMFERNQEKIYREAGGYKVMERINKYKKGQK from the coding sequence ATGGCGATAAAATCTCTCGACCCGAGAATAACAAGAGCGAACATAGAAGCAGAAAAGAATGCGGTGAATACGCTTGATGCGCATGACCACTGGCAGACGTATGAAGTGTTTACGCAGGAAAAGCGCGGCGATAAGTATGTTCACGTTGGCTCGCTTCATGCGCCTAATAATGATATGGCGTGGGTGTTGGCAAAGGAGCAGTTCGGCAGAAGAAATAAATGCACGGGACTCTGGGTTGTGAAGACGACGGATATTTTTACAGGGATTGATGATGAGGAAGAGATGTTTGAGAGAAATCAGGAGAAGATTTATCGTGAGGCGGGCGGATATAAGGTTATGGAGAGGATAAATAAGTACAAGAAGGGGCAAAAGTAA
- the paaA gene encoding 1,2-phenylacetyl-CoA epoxidase subunit PaaA, with translation MYGNAYIDEKDVKNSGKNGKGSGVGANGLGADEDPVKLAEFEARILAGEKIEPTDWMPAEYRRQLTRMIEQHAHSEIIGALPEGTWITRAPGFRRKLALMAKVQDEVGHAQLLYSAVETLGKPREQMINDLISGKSKYSNVFNYPAVTWADTAVIAWLIDAGAIINQVANSKGSYGPYCRALERICQEESFHLKYGHDNVVFLATGTPKQREMVQEALNRWWTPIMHFFGPSDKISVHTETMMKWKLKMASNDDMRQKFLDMYVPKIWDLGLTIPDEALKKNEETGKWEYTEPDWDEFKRVINGDGPCNAERLAVRKMAEDKGKWVREALMNKREVYAVPLS, from the coding sequence GATGAGGATCCGGTGAAGCTTGCGGAGTTTGAGGCGAGAATTTTGGCGGGTGAGAAAATCGAGCCGACGGATTGGATGCCGGCGGAATACAGAAGGCAGCTTACGAGAATGATTGAGCAGCATGCTCATAGTGAAATCATCGGGGCTTTGCCTGAGGGCACGTGGATTACGAGAGCGCCGGGTTTCAGAAGGAAGCTTGCTTTGATGGCTAAGGTTCAGGATGAAGTTGGTCATGCGCAGCTGCTTTACAGCGCGGTGGAGACTTTGGGCAAGCCGAGAGAGCAGATGATAAATGATTTGATCAGCGGGAAGTCGAAGTACTCGAATGTGTTTAATTATCCTGCGGTGACGTGGGCTGATACTGCGGTGATTGCGTGGCTGATTGATGCGGGCGCGATAATAAATCAGGTTGCGAACTCGAAGGGTTCATATGGTCCTTATTGCAGAGCGCTTGAGAGAATTTGCCAGGAAGAGTCTTTTCATCTGAAATACGGGCATGACAATGTTGTGTTTCTTGCGACGGGTACGCCTAAGCAGAGAGAGATGGTTCAGGAAGCGCTGAACAGATGGTGGACTCCGATAATGCATTTCTTTGGTCCGTCGGATAAAATTTCTGTTCATACGGAAACAATGATGAAGTGGAAATTGAAAATGGCGAGCAATGATGACATGAGGCAGAAGTTTCTGGATATGTACGTGCCGAAAATCTGGGATCTGGGATTGACGATTCCCGATGAGGCGCTGAAAAAAAATGAAGAGACGGGTAAGTGGGAATATACGGAGCCGGACTGGGATGAGTTTAAGCGCGTCATCAATGGTGATGGTCCATGTAATGCAGAGCGGCTTGCGGTGAGAAAGATGGCGGAGGATAAGGGTAAATGGGTGAGAGAGGCGTTGATGAACAAGAGGGAAGTGTATGCGGTGCCGCTTAGCTAA